One segment of Tamlana crocina DNA contains the following:
- a CDS encoding CHAT domain-containing protein: protein MKKLCFLFMFLCAFSFSQNLEEQIYVAAENFIANKNDASFNILNKKEHQFKNLAVTKDEHLALVFLQCHKGFYLDSQAKLKEAITTFEDALKRFNQHQLSNISDFDIIESCMMPLGNLYTKTGDFTNAESTIKQYIFLAEKNKNTKHQISGAINLAKLYQTLGRHKTVLKITSEYAQNSNATKSQQQKLIEIKLDSQMKLGLISNDGNSPKFLDGEQKYKLALQKGNYKEALLEFEKVKTKALSEDNLSKRNLAKLYVEKAQLLVLLKQNDKAAQSLNTAITVLIPNFKEGSFPQKTDLYAENTFIDIFDLYAEIAPNTETALNYFDLSFYVSELLRSSWTAQETKILNQSATRIRSEKCIDLLFNTFQKTKNDSIAFKALQYAENSKASSLMDMFLKKQRLKKFPNDTLLQNEFRLLKKQEHVTSLLVKEQLGNNRVSKINEYNKTLSQISLDLKTLQQTISKAYPSEQNQFSLLELQQKLQKDYAILVEYFYGKHHIYQFIVSAQGIDFFRITKTPKIEKNIVDFINLFNEPSTINNDIPHFTNQAFGIFKLLNLQKVINHKNVLFITDGLLNFIPFDALLTQETKTTVFEKMPFVVRSNHLAFAASIAMYLNTETASNNRNVLGIFPVFEGSSQALTFSKAEAEVLKDEMDATLLMHAEASKHDFIKKGGNYGILHLSTHAQSGDVVNPASISFYDEDLALNELYALDLNSSLVVLSACETGIGKLYKSEGAMSIARGFQYAGAQSVLFSLWQINDLSTSQIMQSFYTNFSEHHSAFVANSQSKTEYLDNESISNIKKSPYYWSAFVYYGSLDIEKEQNLHFYVIFGILLLFIALFLVFKRKRYGSNTSTIPSR, encoded by the coding sequence ATGAAAAAACTATGTTTTCTTTTTATGTTCCTCTGCGCTTTCAGTTTTTCACAAAATCTGGAAGAGCAAATTTATGTGGCTGCCGAAAACTTTATCGCAAATAAAAATGACGCTTCATTCAATATTTTAAACAAAAAAGAACATCAATTTAAAAACCTAGCCGTTACCAAAGACGAGCATTTGGCTTTAGTGTTTTTACAATGCCATAAAGGGTTTTATCTCGATTCGCAGGCGAAACTAAAAGAAGCCATCACCACTTTTGAAGACGCTTTAAAACGCTTTAACCAACACCAGCTTTCAAATATTTCAGATTTTGATATTATTGAAAGCTGCATGATGCCATTGGGCAACCTTTACACCAAAACGGGCGATTTTACCAATGCCGAAAGCACCATAAAGCAGTACATTTTTTTAGCCGAAAAAAATAAAAACACCAAACACCAAATCAGTGGCGCCATTAACCTAGCCAAACTGTACCAAACGCTAGGACGGCACAAAACCGTTTTAAAAATTACCTCAGAATACGCACAGAACTCCAACGCCACAAAGTCCCAACAACAAAAATTAATTGAAATAAAACTTGACAGCCAAATGAAACTTGGTCTGATTTCAAACGATGGCAACTCACCCAAATTTCTTGACGGCGAACAGAAATACAAACTGGCTTTGCAAAAAGGCAATTACAAAGAAGCCCTTTTGGAATTCGAAAAAGTTAAAACGAAAGCACTTTCGGAAGACAATCTATCGAAACGGAATTTGGCAAAACTTTACGTTGAGAAAGCTCAATTGCTTGTGCTTTTAAAGCAAAATGACAAAGCCGCACAAAGTTTAAACACCGCCATAACTGTTTTAATTCCGAATTTTAAAGAAGGATCATTTCCCCAGAAAACCGATTTATACGCCGAAAACACCTTTATCGACATTTTTGATTTATACGCTGAAATTGCTCCGAATACCGAAACGGCGCTTAATTATTTCGACCTTAGTTTTTATGTTTCAGAATTACTGCGAAGTAGCTGGACTGCACAGGAAACCAAAATATTAAACCAGTCGGCCACCAGAATCCGTAGTGAAAAATGTATCGATTTACTTTTCAACACTTTTCAAAAAACGAAAAACGATTCCATTGCCTTCAAAGCCCTTCAGTATGCCGAAAACAGCAAAGCATCATCTTTAATGGATATGTTTTTGAAAAAGCAACGTTTAAAAAAATTCCCAAACGACACCCTTTTACAAAACGAATTTAGGCTCCTCAAAAAACAAGAACATGTCACCAGTTTATTGGTTAAAGAACAATTGGGCAATAACCGCGTTTCAAAAATAAATGAGTACAATAAAACGCTCAGTCAAATTAGTTTGGATTTAAAAACGCTGCAACAGACTATTTCAAAAGCATATCCTTCTGAACAAAATCAGTTTTCGCTATTAGAATTGCAACAAAAATTACAAAAAGACTATGCTATTTTAGTTGAATATTTCTACGGAAAACATCACATTTATCAATTTATAGTTTCAGCACAGGGTATTGATTTTTTCCGCATCACCAAAACTCCAAAAATCGAAAAAAACATTGTTGATTTCATCAATCTTTTTAACGAACCAAGCACTATTAATAATGATATTCCGCACTTTACAAATCAGGCTTTCGGAATATTCAAACTTCTGAATTTACAAAAGGTTATTAACCATAAAAATGTATTATTTATTACCGACGGGCTCCTAAACTTTATTCCGTTCGATGCTCTGCTCACCCAAGAAACAAAAACCACAGTTTTTGAAAAAATGCCTTTTGTAGTCCGTTCAAACCACTTAGCCTTTGCCGCGAGCATAGCCATGTATTTGAATACCGAAACCGCATCAAACAACAGAAATGTTTTGGGCATTTTTCCGGTTTTTGAGGGCAGCAGCCAAGCTTTAACCTTTTCGAAAGCTGAAGCCGAAGTACTTAAAGATGAAATGGACGCCACACTTTTGATGCATGCCGAAGCCAGCAAACACGATTTCATTAAAAAAGGTGGAAATTATGGTATTTTACACCTCTCCACCCACGCTCAAAGTGGTGATGTTGTCAATCCCGCCAGTATTTCATTTTATGATGAAGACCTTGCTTTAAACGAACTTTATGCGCTCGACCTAAACAGCAGTTTGGTCGTTTTAAGTGCCTGCGAAACAGGCATTGGCAAACTTTACAAATCGGAAGGTGCCATGAGCATTGCCCGTGGTTTTCAGTATGCTGGGGCACAAAGTGTATTGTTTTCCCTTTGGCAGATAAACGACCTCTCTACCTCGCAAATTATGCAGTCGTTTTATACAAATTTTAGCGAGCACCATTCGGCATTTGTTGCTAATAGCCAATCGAAAACGGAATATTTAGACAACGAGTCCATCAGCAACATCAAAAAATCACCCTACTATTGGAGTGCCTTTGTTTATTACGGGTCGTTGGACATAGAAAAAGAACAAAACTTACATTTTTATGTCATTTTTGGGATACTTTTACTTTTTATTGCCCTATTTTTAGTCTTCAAAAGAAAACGATATGGCAGCAACACTTCAACAATTCCTTCTCGATAA
- a CDS encoding retropepsin-like aspartic protease has protein sequence MAATLQQFLLDKGYTKVKLHLTKTNHFEIKASINGKKGRFILDTGASSSCVGFEGIETFKLKAEDSMIKAAGAGAINMETKMAKKNKVKIGKWSNNKIVLVLFNLTHVNTALIDHNSKPVDGIIGADILKKAKAVIDYEKKYLYLRI, from the coding sequence ATGGCAGCAACACTTCAACAATTCCTTCTCGATAAAGGCTATACCAAGGTAAAGCTGCATCTTACCAAAACCAACCACTTTGAAATTAAGGCTAGTATTAACGGCAAAAAGGGCCGTTTTATTTTAGATACCGGAGCCTCCAGCTCTTGCGTTGGTTTTGAAGGCATTGAAACCTTTAAATTAAAAGCCGAAGATTCTATGATTAAAGCTGCCGGCGCTGGCGCGATAAATATGGAAACCAAAATGGCAAAAAAAAACAAGGTAAAAATTGGTAAATGGAGCAACAACAAAATTGTTTTGGTGCTTTTTAACCTTACCCACGTCAATACCGCTTTGATAGACCACAACTCCAAACCTGTTGATGGCATTATTGGTGCCGACATTTTAAAAAAAGCCAAAGCTGTTATTGATTACGAAAAGAAATATTTATATTTAAGAATCTAA
- a CDS encoding response regulator transcription factor: MNTSILIADDHPLMLRGLTDFLTSQGYNIVGSAEDGNAAYNLIVKLKPEIAILDIRMPLKSGLEIAEACQKNHLPTKIILITFDKEEELYDQAKAFNVYGYILKEFAIEEIEACIKHVVNGTPYFSEEIAEYLKASQTALRPEILDLLTKSEIKIVKLISENYTSQEIADELSISVRTVDKHRSNIVHKLKLDNKPTSLFVWANKNKDFL; this comes from the coding sequence ATGAATACTTCTATTTTAATAGCAGACGACCATCCGCTGATGCTTCGTGGCCTCACCGATTTTTTAACTTCCCAAGGTTACAATATTGTTGGCAGTGCCGAAGACGGCAATGCGGCATACAATCTTATTGTAAAGCTTAAGCCCGAAATTGCCATTCTTGACATTAGGATGCCCTTAAAATCAGGATTGGAAATTGCCGAAGCCTGTCAAAAAAACCATTTACCAACAAAAATTATCCTGATAACTTTCGATAAGGAAGAAGAACTGTACGACCAAGCCAAGGCCTTTAACGTTTACGGCTATATTTTAAAAGAGTTTGCCATTGAAGAAATTGAAGCTTGCATTAAACATGTTGTAAACGGCACACCTTATTTTAGTGAAGAAATTGCCGAATACTTGAAGGCCAGCCAAACGGCATTAAGACCTGAAATTTTAGATTTATTGACAAAATCTGAAATAAAAATAGTCAAACTGATTTCTGAAAACTATACCAGCCAAGAAATAGCCGACGAGTTATCTATTTCTGTAAGAACCGTTGATAAACACAGAAGCAACATAGTCCATAAACTAAAATTGGACAACAAACCCACTTCACTTTTCGTTTGGGCCAATAAAAACAAGGATTTTTTATAG
- a CDS encoding 50S ribosomal protein L25/general stress protein Ctc, with protein sequence MKSITINGSQRESVGKKATKALRNAGQVPCVLYGGDKPVHFSAPELAFSKLVYTANAHTVVIELDNGTTLNAVLQDIQFHPVTDNILHVDFYQLFEDKEIALNIPVNLVGNSRGVKNGGVLRRNNRKLRVKALPANLPDFIEIDITPLKIGDKVYVGELPKEGYHFLHTDNTVVCQIKTSRTAIADEDEDEEEGAEAEAAAETTSAEE encoded by the coding sequence ATGAAATCAATTACAATCAACGGATCTCAAAGAGAAAGCGTGGGCAAAAAAGCAACAAAAGCCCTACGTAATGCTGGTCAGGTTCCTTGCGTACTATACGGAGGAGATAAGCCAGTACATTTCTCTGCACCAGAATTGGCTTTCTCTAAACTTGTATACACGGCAAACGCGCATACAGTTGTGATTGAGCTAGACAACGGTACTACTTTAAACGCGGTACTTCAAGACATCCAATTTCACCCAGTAACCGATAACATCTTACACGTAGATTTCTATCAGTTATTCGAAGACAAGGAAATTGCACTTAATATCCCTGTAAACCTTGTTGGTAACTCAAGAGGTGTAAAAAATGGTGGTGTTTTAAGAAGAAACAACAGAAAACTTCGTGTAAAAGCTTTACCGGCCAACTTGCCAGATTTTATCGAAATAGACATTACACCATTAAAAATTGGTGATAAGGTTTATGTTGGTGAATTACCAAAAGAAGGCTACCACTTCTTACATACCGATAACACAGTAGTATGCCAAATTAAAACGTCTAGAACAGCAATTGCTGATGAAGACGAAGATGAAGAAGAAGGGGCTGAAGCGGAAGCAGCAGCAGAAACTACTTCAGCTGAAGAATAG
- a CDS encoding ribose-phosphate pyrophosphokinase codes for MPIVITEAKIFACTQSKVLGEKIAKAFGAELGNVITSTYSDGEFQPSYEESIRGTRIFIIGSTNPGPENLMEMLLMIDAAKRASARHITAVLPYFGWARQDRKDKPRVPIAAKLVAKMLEAAGATRIITMDLHADQIQGFFEKPVDHLFASTIFLPYLKSLNLDNLTIASPDMGGSKRAYAYSKALGSDVVICYKQRAKANVISHMELIGDVTGKNVVLVDDMVDTAGTLTKAADLMMERGALSVRAICTHPILSGKAYDNLNNSKLEELIVTDSIPVKPLSDKIRVLSCADLFAQVMEKVHNNQSISSNFVM; via the coding sequence ATGCCAATCGTGATAACAGAAGCTAAAATTTTTGCCTGCACACAGAGTAAGGTGCTTGGCGAAAAAATTGCAAAAGCCTTTGGGGCTGAATTGGGTAATGTTATTACCTCTACGTACAGTGATGGTGAATTTCAGCCATCGTATGAAGAGTCGATTAGAGGAACGCGAATTTTCATTATAGGTTCAACTAATCCTGGGCCAGAAAACCTAATGGAAATGTTGTTGATGATTGATGCTGCAAAGCGTGCGTCGGCAAGGCATATTACCGCTGTTTTACCTTATTTTGGATGGGCAAGGCAAGATAGAAAAGACAAACCAAGAGTGCCGATTGCTGCTAAATTAGTTGCAAAAATGCTGGAGGCTGCTGGGGCAACCCGTATTATCACTATGGATTTGCATGCCGACCAAATTCAAGGGTTCTTTGAAAAACCGGTGGATCATTTGTTTGCATCAACTATATTTTTGCCTTATTTAAAAAGTTTAAATCTAGATAATTTAACCATAGCATCGCCAGATATGGGTGGCTCTAAAAGAGCTTATGCCTATTCAAAGGCTTTAGGAAGCGATGTGGTTATTTGTTATAAACAACGTGCCAAAGCGAATGTGATTTCGCACATGGAGCTCATTGGTGATGTTACGGGGAAAAATGTTGTGTTGGTTGATGATATGGTGGACACTGCCGGAACATTGACCAAAGCGGCCGATTTAATGATGGAGCGCGGGGCTTTAAGTGTACGTGCTATATGTACCCACCCTATTCTGTCAGGTAAGGCTTATGATAATTTGAACAATTCAAAATTAGAAGAGTTAATTGTAACCGATTCTATACCTGTAAAACCTTTAAGCGATAAGATTAGAGTGTTGAGCTGTGCCGATTTATTTGCGCAGGTTATGGAAAAAGTACACAATAACCAATCGATAAGTTCAAATTTTGTAATGTAG
- a CDS encoding dicarboxylate/amino acid:cation symporter, which yields MKKLELHWQILIGMIAGILFGFGMTRVAWGQQFVLDWIQPLGSIFVKLLKLIAIPLILASLIKGVSDLKDISKFKSIGLRTIIIYTITTLVAISIGLLIVNIAQPGRGIPQETIDKLIETYSSDSGVTSKLAEASMQKERGPLHFLEDIVPDNAILAMSDNGLMLQVIFFTIFLGISILLIGEEKGKPLKSFFDSLNEAVLKMVDLIMLTAPLAVFALLASVVVSSSDPDLLLALLKYAGVVFLGLLLMIVFYCIGISVFTNYNPFTFLKRLSPAQLLAFSTSSSAATLPVTMERVEEHIGVDAEVSSFVLPVGATVNMDGTSLYQGVAAVFISQALGFDLTFANQLTIVFTALLASIGSAAVPGAGMVMLVIVLEAIGFPSDKLAIGLALIFAVDRPLDMCRTVVNVTGDATVSMLVAKSVGKLGKPKIINNAHVIKVSVEDDK from the coding sequence ATGAAAAAACTAGAATTACATTGGCAAATATTAATCGGGATGATTGCTGGTATCCTGTTCGGTTTCGGAATGACCCGAGTAGCGTGGGGACAACAATTTGTTTTAGACTGGATACAGCCTCTTGGGAGTATTTTCGTGAAACTTTTAAAACTTATTGCCATTCCTCTAATACTGGCATCCTTGATAAAAGGTGTTTCCGATTTAAAGGATATCTCCAAGTTTAAAAGTATTGGGCTTCGTACCATAATAATTTATACCATAACCACATTGGTAGCAATTAGTATTGGCTTGTTAATAGTTAATATCGCGCAGCCTGGAAGGGGAATTCCGCAGGAAACTATTGATAAACTAATAGAAACCTATTCTAGTGATAGCGGTGTAACCTCCAAATTAGCAGAGGCCTCCATGCAGAAAGAAAGAGGGCCGCTACATTTTTTAGAAGATATTGTGCCAGATAATGCTATTTTAGCAATGAGTGATAATGGCTTAATGTTACAGGTCATCTTTTTTACTATATTCTTAGGAATTTCCATTTTGTTGATAGGCGAGGAAAAAGGGAAACCATTAAAAAGCTTTTTTGATTCTTTAAATGAAGCCGTTTTAAAAATGGTCGATTTGATAATGCTTACAGCTCCTTTAGCCGTATTCGCTTTATTGGCAAGTGTAGTTGTATCTTCTAGTGACCCCGATTTGTTGTTGGCACTTTTAAAATATGCCGGCGTAGTTTTCTTGGGGCTATTATTAATGATTGTGTTTTATTGTATCGGTATAAGCGTGTTTACAAACTATAATCCGTTTACATTTTTAAAAAGATTAAGTCCTGCACAATTGTTAGCTTTCTCAACAAGCTCTAGTGCAGCAACGCTGCCGGTAACTATGGAACGGGTAGAGGAACACATTGGGGTGGATGCCGAAGTATCAAGTTTTGTTTTGCCCGTAGGAGCTACAGTTAATATGGATGGTACAAGTTTATATCAGGGTGTGGCGGCAGTATTTATTTCGCAAGCCTTGGGCTTTGATTTGACTTTTGCTAATCAGTTAACCATTGTATTTACTGCTTTATTGGCTTCAATAGGGTCTGCGGCAGTTCCTGGTGCGGGTATGGTTATGCTGGTAATTGTTTTAGAAGCTATTGGTTTTCCTTCAGATAAATTGGCTATTGGTTTGGCTTTAATTTTTGCGGTAGACCGTCCGTTAGATATGTGCCGTACTGTAGTTAATGTAACCGGAGACGCCACCGTGTCTATGTTAGTGGCTAAATCTGTCGGAAAATTGGGTAAACCAAAAATCATTAATAATGCTCATGTAATTAAAGTGAGTGTAGAAGATGATAAATAG
- a CDS encoding M1 family metallopeptidase: MPREFQEAYQNKTRAFNGGVADNYWQNSSSYTIEAEIHPGSWKIFGKQTISYTNNSPDSLSEIVIKMYPNHYKKGGVRANKIPLENLTNGMVISNLKVNDEVVNLGLDASVSNLAHATKKKNPSNNISVSYNSTFLTLEFNNNPIPPNSTTKLSMDWETEMPLIYVNKIGAYDKESAFMGYWYPQIAVYDDIDGWDKNEYTGAQECYTDFGDFDVKIKVPIENYVFATGELLNAEKVLSPEEYSAYVLSKTNTESTDILKAKTLGEISKTKSTWHFKAKNVRDFGFGVSNNFNWVANAASIGGKEISSNIVYSAKDEKNLKNLLNTQQKSIEYLSNTLPGVPYPYQSFTSFIGVPEFDGMEFPMMANNGFSNTEIRNNLITFHELAHTYLPHWVGINEVKYSWMEEGWVTFLTMKFCQDFYKNTTYENFELNRAIKSYNRSAGKQWETPLFSPSNYMVIRNMHFQQSYRKPAFMYLALEHLLGEELFKTCLKTYLNRWKGKHPTPFDFMLTFNDVSGENLNWFWKKWVFEYGYADLALTKLQGSKVVLENVGGLPVPVSLKLTYANNKTAIINKTPEIWSSGKSSVFIEIVNVEDLISVELISDSFPDVNPSNNIIKTKK, from the coding sequence ATGCCACGAGAATTTCAAGAAGCCTATCAAAATAAAACACGAGCATTTAATGGTGGTGTAGCAGATAATTATTGGCAAAACTCTAGTAGCTATACAATAGAGGCAGAAATACATCCGGGTAGCTGGAAAATTTTTGGGAAACAAACCATATCATATACAAATAATAGTCCAGATAGTTTGTCGGAAATTGTCATTAAAATGTACCCTAACCATTATAAAAAAGGAGGCGTGCGTGCTAATAAAATTCCTCTTGAAAATTTAACCAATGGCATGGTTATTTCAAATTTAAAGGTTAATGATGAGGTGGTTAATTTAGGTCTAGACGCATCGGTAAGTAATTTGGCTCACGCTACCAAAAAAAAGAATCCAAGCAACAATATATCTGTGAGTTATAATTCCACCTTTTTAACATTAGAATTTAACAATAACCCTATACCACCAAATTCAACTACAAAATTGTCTATGGATTGGGAAACAGAAATGCCTTTAATTTATGTGAATAAAATAGGCGCTTATGATAAAGAAAGTGCTTTTATGGGCTATTGGTACCCTCAAATAGCAGTTTATGATGATATTGATGGTTGGGATAAAAATGAATATACTGGAGCTCAAGAATGTTATACCGATTTTGGAGATTTTGATGTAAAAATTAAAGTACCTATAGAGAACTACGTATTTGCAACTGGAGAATTATTAAATGCTGAAAAGGTATTGAGTCCGGAAGAATACTCAGCCTATGTTTTGTCAAAAACAAATACTGAAAGCACCGATATTTTAAAAGCCAAAACGTTAGGGGAAATCTCTAAAACAAAATCAACTTGGCATTTTAAAGCAAAAAATGTTAGAGATTTTGGGTTTGGTGTTTCTAACAATTTTAATTGGGTAGCAAATGCAGCATCTATTGGGGGTAAAGAGATTTCTTCAAATATTGTATATAGTGCTAAAGATGAAAAAAATCTTAAGAATCTTTTAAATACACAACAAAAAAGTATTGAATATTTATCCAATACATTGCCTGGAGTGCCTTATCCGTACCAAAGTTTTACATCGTTTATTGGAGTGCCTGAGTTTGATGGTATGGAATTTCCAATGATGGCAAATAACGGATTCTCGAATACAGAAATAAGGAATAACCTTATTACGTTTCATGAATTGGCACATACTTACTTACCACATTGGGTTGGTATAAACGAGGTAAAATATTCTTGGATGGAAGAAGGCTGGGTAACATTTTTAACCATGAAGTTTTGCCAAGACTTTTATAAAAACACAACATATGAAAATTTTGAATTGAACCGTGCCATAAAAAGTTATAATAGAAGCGCGGGAAAGCAATGGGAAACGCCTTTATTTAGTCCTTCAAATTACATGGTGATTAGAAATATGCATTTTCAGCAATCCTACCGTAAACCAGCCTTTATGTATTTGGCTTTAGAGCATTTATTAGGAGAAGAACTTTTTAAAACCTGCTTAAAAACCTATTTAAATAGGTGGAAAGGCAAACACCCAACGCCTTTTGATTTTATGCTCACGTTTAATGATGTAAGCGGTGAAAATTTAAATTGGTTTTGGAAAAAGTGGGTTTTTGAATATGGTTATGCCGATTTGGCCTTAACAAAGTTACAAGGCTCAAAAGTAGTATTAGAAAATGTAGGTGGCTTGCCTGTACCCGTGTCTTTAAAACTAACCTATGCCAATAATAAAACCGCTATCATTAATAAAACACCAGAAATTTGGTCATCAGGTAAGTCTAGTGTATTTATAGAGATTGTAAATGTGGAAGATTTGATTTCTGTAGAGTTAATTTCAGATTCATTTCCAGATGTAAATCCTTCAAATAATATAATTAAGACTAAAAAATAG
- a CDS encoding M57 family metalloprotease — protein MGITKAIYALVFFFLLISSEKKNEGFTVQQDLKAENEISNNTISVLSKDTLRIPVVHHISRDNNGNNAAVPEQRIKKIMGDINKNYKPGKIQFFTKAIKFIDSTPWNTQFVKQDDFTESKVLAPFEDENALNVFYFIKLLNRRNGEITGELGATALFPNQGNNIKLSASSVEIENTATATHEIGHYLGLYHTDDDFKDSQGRIELVNGSNCTEAGDKICDTPASPSLNDSNMSDCVYVGTETDPIGEKYHPDTFNFMTSSGRTRADSNGLCRRHFSAGQIEKMISVLNNERAYLITKEE, from the coding sequence ATGGGAATAACAAAAGCTATATATGCACTTGTGTTTTTTTTCTTGCTAATTTCTAGCGAAAAAAAAAATGAGGGGTTTACAGTTCAACAAGATTTGAAGGCAGAAAATGAAATTTCTAATAACACTATTAGTGTACTCTCTAAGGATACCTTAAGAATACCTGTTGTGCATCATATATCTAGAGATAATAATGGTAATAATGCGGCTGTTCCAGAACAACGTATTAAAAAAATCATGGGAGATATAAATAAAAATTATAAACCAGGAAAAATTCAATTTTTTACTAAAGCCATTAAATTTATTGATAGTACACCATGGAATACCCAATTTGTAAAACAAGATGATTTTACTGAAAGTAAAGTTTTAGCACCGTTCGAGGACGAGAATGCTTTAAATGTATTTTATTTTATCAAATTATTAAATAGACGAAATGGAGAAATTACTGGAGAGTTGGGTGCAACAGCATTATTTCCAAATCAAGGTAATAATATAAAATTGAGTGCTTCTTCTGTAGAAATTGAAAATACGGCAACAGCAACACACGAAATAGGGCATTATTTAGGACTTTATCATACAGATGATGATTTTAAAGATAGTCAAGGAAGAATCGAGTTAGTCAACGGGTCTAATTGTACAGAAGCAGGTGATAAAATTTGTGATACACCTGCTTCACCAAGCCTTAATGATTCTAACATGAGCGATTGCGTTTATGTTGGAACAGAAACAGACCCTATTGGTGAAAAATACCATCCAGATACGTTTAACTTTATGACGTCATCGGGAAGAACAAGGGCAGATTCTAATGGTTTGTGCAGAAGACATTTTAGTGCTGGACAAATAGAAAAAATGATTTCAGTATTAAATAATGAAAGGGCGTATTTAATAACAAAAGAAGAATAG